The following proteins are encoded in a genomic region of Struthio camelus isolate bStrCam1 chromosome 3, bStrCam1.hap1, whole genome shotgun sequence:
- the OTOR gene encoding otoraplin, with translation MFGSSIKDRHCWTWCAVERCCSKERRKKMTRRLCLVVLLLCLGLMYPLVIGIFMDKLASKKLCADDDCVYTISLARAEEDYNAPDCRFINIKKGQLIYVYSKLVKEKESGEFWAGSVYGEQYEDHMGTVGYFPSSLVSEQHVYQEANKTVPTTDIDFFCE, from the exons ATGTTTGGCTCTTCCATAAAAGATAGGCATTGCTGGACCTGGTGTGCAGTTGAGAGGTGCTGTAGCAAAGAACgcaggaaaaaaatgaccagACGTTTGTGTTTGGTTGTTTTACTTCTGTGCCTTGGATTAATGTACCCTCTTGTAATTGGAATTTTTATGGACAAACTTGCCAGCAAGAAGCTGTGTGCCGATGATGACTGTGTCT aCACCATTTCCCTCGCCAGAGCAGAAGAGGATTATAATGCTCCAGACTGCAgattcataaatattaaaaaagggcAATTGATTTATGTTTATTCAAAactagtgaaagaaaaagaatctggAGAATTCTGGGCTGGAAGT GTTTATGGAGAACAGTATGAAGACCATATGGGGACAGTTGGTTATTTCCCTAGCAGTTTAGTCTCGGAACAACATGTCTATCAAGAAGCAAATAAGACCGTTCCTACAACG